Within the Gammaproteobacteria bacterium genome, the region TTGGATTTGCCACGGATGACAAAGAACGCCTGTGCTTGATGCAGGGTGAACCAGCGAGCGAAGTCGGTGAAGCCACGATCCATGATGTAAAAGCTGCCGGCTTCGGGTATCAGGATATCGAGCACATTGACCTCGTGCATCTTGCCATCGCTGATGTGGATGAAGGTTGGAATGTTGCCGCGCAGGTCGAGCAGCGTATGCATCTTGACGGCAGCTTTGGTGGAGCGGAAGCGTGCCCACGGAAAGACGCTCAAGCACAGGTCGATGGTCGTGGTATCGAGTGCGTAGACCGTCTGTTCCAGTTCGACCGCAAAGCTGTCGCTGGCGTAAAGCTTTCTGGCGGTCTGGATTAAGCTCATCGCGAAATCCGCGTAGATGCGACAGTCGCGTTGCTCGTTGGCATCGGCCAGCGTGCTCTTGGCGATGTTGCCTCGTATGCCCAAGTGATAGAGCTTGGCTTGGTGGGCGCGCAGACAGGTTTCGATGTCGCGCAGGCTTTCGCGGTAAGTCAGCTGCGCGAACGCCATGCAGAGAAATTGATCGAGATGCGAAAAAGTCTTGGTGGGATATTTGGAAGGGTAGCGCTGCACGCAGCGACGGAATGTGTGAAGGGGCAAATGCTCCATGAGTTGTGCGAACACCAACTGGCCTGAATACATGACGGAAACTCCTGGGGGGAAAGCCCCAGTTTCCCAAAAAATTCAC harbors:
- a CDS encoding IS4 family transposase gives rise to the protein MYSGQLVFAQLMEHLPLHTFRRCVQRYPSKYPTKTFSHLDQFLCMAFAQLTYRESLRDIETCLRAHQAKLYHLGIRGNIAKSTLADANEQRDCRIYADFAMSLIQTARKLYASDSFAVELEQTVYALDTTTIDLCLSVFPWARFRSTKAAVKMHTLLDLRGNIPTFIHISDGKMHEVNVLDILIPEAGSFYIMDRGFTDFARWFTLHQAQAFFVIRGKSNLLFRRVYSRTVDKSTGLRCDQTIALTARKASKDYPQHLRRIKFYDAEHDRFLVFLTNNFDLPALTIAQLYRCRWQVELFFKWIKQHLRIKRFYGTTENAVKTQIWIAIAVYVVVAIVKKRLNTEASLYTILQILSLTLFEKTPLDQLLKNAETQMSMQKDNNQLNLFN